One genomic window of Procambarus clarkii isolate CNS0578487 chromosome 43, FALCON_Pclarkii_2.0, whole genome shotgun sequence includes the following:
- the LOC138349895 gene encoding involucrin-like, whose protein sequence is MRISLDGQISKRFQTERWLRGEVPGGNWSWEHSRKLQEATGSYRKLQEASGSFRKLQEASGSYRKLHEATGSYRKLQEATGSYRKLQEASGSFRKLQEATGSYRKHQEATGSFRKLQEATGSYKKLQEVTGSTRTLQEAPGSYRKLQEVTGSYRKLQEASGSYRKHQEATGSTRKLREASGSYRKLQEATGSYRKLQEATGSFRKLQEASGSYRKLQEATGSFRKLQEASGSYRKLQEATGSYRKLQEATGSYRKLQEAIESYRKLQEATGSFRKLQEATGSYRKLQEATGSYMKLQEVTGSFRKLQEATGSYRKLQEATGSFRKLQEASGSYRKLQGASGSYRKLQEASGSYRKLQEVTGSFRKLEEATGSYRKL, encoded by the exons ATGAGGATTTCACTAGATGGTCAGATTTCCAAACGATTCCAGACGGAAAGATGGTTGAGAGGCGAAGTTCCAGGAGGGAACTGGTCGTGGGAACATTCCAG GAAGCTACAGGAAGCTACAGGAAGCTACAGGAAGCTTCAAGAAGCTTCAGGAAGCTTCAGGAAGCTACAGGAAGCTTCAGGAAGCTACAGGAAGCTTCATGAAGCTACAGGAAGCTACAGGAAGCTACAGGAAGCTACAGGAAGCTACAGGAAGCTTCAAGAAGCTTCAGGAAGCTTCAGGAAGCTACAGGAAGCTACAGGAAGCTAcaggaagcaccaggaagctacagGAAGCTTCAGGAAGTTACAGGAAGCTACAGGAAGCTACAAGAAGCTTCAGGAAGTTACAGGAAGCACCAGGACGCTAcaggaagcaccaggaagctacagGAAGCTTCAGGAAGTTACAGGAAGCTACAGGAAGCTACAGGAAGCTTCAGGAAGTTAcaggaagcaccaggaagctacaggaagcaccaggaagcttcgGGAAGCTTCAGGAAGCTACAGGAAGCTACAGGAAGCTACAGGAAGCTACAGGAAGCTACAGGAAGCTACAGGAAGCTTCAGGAAGCTACAGGAAGCTTCAGGAAGCTACAGGAAGCTTCAGGAAGCTACAGGAAGCTTCAGGAAGCTACAGGAAGCTTCAGGAAGCTACAGGAAGCTACAGGAAGCTACAGGAAGCTACAGGAAGCTTCAGGAAGCTACAGGAAGCTACAGGAAGCTACAGGAAGCTATAGAAAGCTATAGGAAGCTTCAGGAAGCTACAGGAAGCTTCAGGAAGCTACAGGAAGCTACAGGAAGCTACAGGAAGCTTCAGGAAGCTACAGGAAGCTACATGAAGCTTCAGGAAGTTACAGGAAGCTTCAGGAAGCTTCAGGAAGCTACAGGAAGCTACAGGAAGCTACAGGAAGCTACAGGAAGCTTCAGGAAGCTACAGGAAGCTTCAGGAAGTTACAGGAAGCTTCAGGGAGCTTCAGGAAGCTACAGGAAGCTACAGGAAGCTTCAGGAAGCTACAGGAAGCTTCAGGAAGTTACAGGAAGCTTCAGGAAGCTTGAGGAAGCTACAGGAAGCTACAGAAAGCTTTAG